One part of the Lotus japonicus ecotype B-129 chromosome 2, LjGifu_v1.2 genome encodes these proteins:
- the LOC130736253 gene encoding uncharacterized protein LOC130736253: MSEASGKHDSIKAKVERTPLGVKCIGLKSGSSDSKKKFEKKTTKIPSRKVYQSQARDKTTSNAPIIEDVTDQEELSAENSPIGSNQDVVPDVRASVPADVSNQEIYGKESTAREDSGVPTHSDGSSSPSKEDEPVHVTIDDSQSKESSQAPASVQNISDDDSDDVPLTASLPDSVAARIKRKRRVPDVEESPSPKKKTKSTPTTSKSKQKYVKRKGKQQEVKSKSVKKKKVPVAAEESGSDVEGDVEEILPSQKKKYAGKRIPQNVPAVPIDNVSFHAECNVQKWKYVCQRIVAKVREVGSDVLECKEVVALIENAGLKKTILKVGRCYEKLVREFLVNLSVEVGLPESIEFRKVFVRAKFVEFSPAVINKALGRSADEFVYEEVSLDVIAKEITAGQVKKWPIKKLLTTGTLSVKYAILNRIGAVNWVPNPTYFWSFYCSCPIDLQDWHFY, from the coding sequence ATGTCTGAAGCATCAGGGAAGCACGATTCTATCAAGGCCAAGGTTGAAAGAACTCCACTTGGTGTGAAATGCATAGGCCTCAAGAGTGGTTCATCAGATTCAAAGAAGAAGTTTGAGAAGAAGACGACCAAGATTCCATCAAGAAAGGTGTATCAATCTCAGGCTCGTGATAAGACTACCTCAAATGCTCCTATTATTGAGGATGTCACAGATCAAGAAGAACTTTCTGCTGAAAACTCTCCCATTGGTTCCAATCAAGATGTTGTGCCCGATGTTAGGGCTTCTGTACCTGCAGATGTTTCAAATCAAGAAATTTATGGGAAGGAATCCACTGCTCGTGAAGATTCAGGTGTACCCACTCATTCTGatggttcttcttctccttcgaaAGAGGATGAACCAGTGCATGTGACCATTGATGATTCTCAGTCCAAGGAATCAAGCCAGGCTCCTgcctctgttcagaacatctctgatgatgactctgatgatgttcctttAACTGCTTCTCTgcctgatagtgttgctgccagaatcaagagaaaaagaagggttcCTGATGTTGAAGAATCTCCTTCTCCAAAGAAAAAGACTAAGTCCACTCCAACAACTTCCAAGTCTAAGCAAAAATATGTGAAGAGAAAAGGTAAGCAACAGGAAGTAAAATCCAAGAgtgtcaagaagaagaaggttccAGTTGCTGCTGAGGAATCTGGGTCAGATGTTGAGGGGGATGTCGAGGAAATCTTGCCTTCTCAGAAGAAGAAATATGCAGGAAAACGCATTCCTCAGAATGTccctgctgttcctattgataatGTGTCCTTTCATGCTGAATgtaatgttcagaagtggaagtatGTGTGTCAACGCATAGTTGCCAAGGTaagggaagttggctctgatgtaCTTGAGTGCAAGGAAGTGGTTGCACTAATTGAAAATGCTGGACTAAAGAAGACCATTCTCAAGGTGGGAAGGTGTTATGAAAAACTGGTGAGAGAATTTCTGGTGAATCTGTCTGTGGAAGTGGGACTTCCTGAAAGTATTGAGTTTAGAAAGGTGTTTGTCAGGGCAAAATTTGTTGAGTTCTCCCCTGCTGTGATCAACAAAGCACTTGGTAGAAGTGCTGATGAGTTTGTTTATGAGGAGGTGTCTTTGGATGTGATTGCCAAGGAGATTACTGCTGGCCAAGTCAAGAAGTGGCCCATCAAGAAGTTGCTGACTACAGGAAcactgagtgtgaagtatgccaTCCTAAACAGGATTGgggctgtgaattgggttcctaacCCAACATACTTCTGGAGTTTCTACTGCTCTTGCCCGATTGATCTACAAGATTGGCACTTCTACTGA